From Odontesthes bonariensis isolate fOdoBon6 chromosome 21, fOdoBon6.hap1, whole genome shotgun sequence, a single genomic window includes:
- the LOC142371238 gene encoding charged multivesicular body protein 6-A-like encodes MGNVFGRKSQPSRVTEQDKAILQLKQQRDKLKQYQRKITLQLEKERLLAKQLLKDGKKEKALLLLKKKRYQDQLLDKTDSQISNLEHMVQDIEFMQIEMKVVEGLKVGNDCLKSMHQIMSIEDVERILDETQESIEYQRQIDEMLAGALTQEDEDAVLAELEAITQGEDVALPEIPTEPIPEVPAAATAEPERREAKHKANREMLAA; translated from the exons ATGGGAAACGTCTTTGGGAGAAAGAGCCAACCTTCTCGTGTAACGGAGCAAGACAAAGCCATTTTG CAATTGAAACAGCAGCGAGATAAGTTAAAGCAGTATCAGAGGAAGATCACCTTACAGCTGGAAAAAGAACGACTTCTGGCTAAACAGTTGCTAAAAGATGGCAAGAAAGA GAAAGCACTGCTGCTTCTGAAGAAAAAACGATATCAAGATCAGTTACTAGACAAAACTGACAGTCAGATTTCCAACCTAGAGCACATG GTTCAAGATATTGAGTTCATGCAAATTGAGATGAAAGTCGTCGAGGGGCTCAAGGTTGGCAATGATTGCCTGAAAAGTATGCACCAG ATCATGTCCATTGAGGATGTGGAAAGAATACTGGATGAGACCCAGGAATCGATTGAGTATCAGAGG CAAATAGATGAAATGTTGGCTGGAGCCCTTACTCAGGAGGATGAGGATGCTGTTTTAGCAGAACTGGAAGCTATCACTCAG GGAGAAGATGTAGCACTTCCAGAGATCCCTACTGAGCCAATACCAGAGGtaccagcagcagcaacagctgaACCAG AGAGAAGAGAAGCGAAGCACAAAGCGAACAGAGAGATGCTGGCAGCCTGA